From a single Leptospirillum ferriphilum genomic region:
- the mobF gene encoding MobF family relaxase: protein MALGKNISPGQGEKYYRKDDYYLEREGGEDHKLEWGGTLAAEMGLSGKAGAEDWKNALNGHFPGGIEVKGGSFKDPDTGELLKRAGTDFVIEAPKTVSMAWAATDNQELKDWIMKVQGEVEQLSYDYLESQIGARRGHDGKEWETTGKALYGHVRHMSNREGECFIHAHGVFLNVTQNSDGKYQAMTNDRQMQYQRLVKEMGDAHWGRRLLEKGIETGKGKYGEVQIGDFSREQIDFHSSRGQKIEEYIKEKWGVEWSKLPREERNEKRWMREEAWERTRKAKKVHELEGLETRWKEEAKISGVHEVTRKVELQFEKGFKPKYLSPEKRLEIAGESLKFAVDHHTERESAVKEGELIRTALQDGRGKITMEDMKKAVEEGKAEGSLIRQADDLAGRKQNLMTSREALEREKRILSYEKSGRGAVEPVMNPLQAEATLKAIQERDGLTLNNEQKAAARMILTTDNRYSGINGYAGTGKTTMLKPSIESLQNGAAVFALKNAGYEVIGLGPQHSAVHALKDAGIIESRTLQSWLADRQAGKDLTNKTVVVIDEAGLTNARDLESAMKRIEKAGARAVMVGDIKQYESVAAGPAFALLQKKGMETVYVTEMQRQNKASENVREAARLSIDSPEKALEKLSIREIRNPQERFKAISEEYLKSKDPKETLVLTGTHEARKAVNEHVRESMGLKGKGEEFTRYEAGDFTEAQKKRIDAYEVGQDVRFGKDYRGMGVSVGEIGRVEAVDKENGTVRLKMEDGRFTTMTPRETSGKGHEIGHVENLELTQGDRIRITGNELKKEGITNGMRGEVMESKHDSLRIRLDNGKDFDLKSGHRPVEIDHGYAQTGHSAQGLGAENVILDLPSNSQTLNQRSFYTNLTRTKGDVVAFTDDREKLTGAVTREKDKTMALDVEKESKEIERRAAGKERENPEEEKSLPIDQNREIRSEIEREEQKEKPPGKENTLADNENRREEDMEKNEDRSRETETSNGREKTMERSEEKEYEYLTRQERERFDKWEVGQRLRFPQENKELGMKAGEVARVEEMDRETSVITLRKENGQEAKLVPEHLKREMERQKRMEEEKSPERKTMEQGKEEMKGEKKEATKEQERSREKDPFLDRPEDRPERKQEKEREEKKEAPRIERQRERGHGGMGY, encoded by the coding sequence ATGGCGCTCGGAAAGAACATCAGCCCCGGTCAAGGGGAGAAATACTACCGGAAGGACGACTACTACCTTGAACGGGAAGGAGGCGAGGACCATAAGCTGGAATGGGGCGGGACGCTGGCCGCCGAAATGGGTCTTTCAGGTAAAGCGGGTGCGGAGGACTGGAAGAACGCCCTGAACGGCCATTTTCCCGGAGGGATCGAGGTCAAGGGAGGATCGTTCAAGGATCCGGACACCGGAGAATTGTTAAAGCGTGCCGGAACGGACTTTGTGATCGAGGCCCCGAAAACGGTGTCCATGGCATGGGCCGCGACCGACAACCAGGAACTCAAGGACTGGATCATGAAGGTTCAGGGGGAAGTCGAACAGCTCTCTTACGATTACCTGGAGTCGCAGATCGGAGCGCGGAGAGGGCATGACGGGAAGGAGTGGGAGACGACTGGGAAGGCTCTGTATGGCCACGTCCGGCACATGTCGAACCGTGAGGGGGAGTGTTTCATTCATGCCCACGGGGTGTTCCTGAACGTCACCCAAAATTCGGACGGCAAATACCAGGCCATGACCAACGACCGGCAGATGCAGTACCAACGCCTGGTCAAGGAAATGGGGGACGCGCATTGGGGCAGGCGACTTTTGGAAAAAGGGATCGAGACCGGCAAAGGGAAGTATGGAGAGGTCCAGATCGGGGACTTTTCCCGTGAGCAGATCGATTTTCATTCTTCCAGGGGCCAGAAAATCGAAGAGTACATCAAGGAAAAATGGGGCGTGGAGTGGTCGAAACTCCCACGGGAGGAGCGGAACGAAAAAAGATGGATGAGAGAAGAAGCGTGGGAGCGGACCAGAAAGGCGAAGAAGGTCCACGAACTGGAAGGCCTTGAGACCCGGTGGAAGGAAGAGGCGAAGATATCCGGGGTGCATGAAGTGACCCGGAAGGTCGAGCTCCAGTTTGAAAAAGGATTCAAGCCTAAATATCTCTCTCCTGAGAAACGCCTTGAGATTGCCGGGGAGTCCCTGAAATTCGCCGTTGACCACCACACCGAACGGGAATCTGCGGTGAAGGAGGGGGAACTGATCCGGACGGCTCTCCAGGACGGGCGGGGAAAGATCACGATGGAGGACATGAAGAAGGCGGTGGAGGAGGGGAAGGCCGAAGGCTCGTTGATCCGGCAGGCGGACGACCTGGCGGGAAGGAAGCAGAACCTGATGACCAGCAGGGAGGCTCTGGAGCGGGAAAAGCGGATCCTCTCTTACGAGAAGTCCGGGAGGGGTGCCGTCGAACCCGTCATGAACCCTCTCCAGGCGGAGGCGACCCTGAAAGCGATTCAGGAAAGGGATGGACTGACACTGAACAACGAGCAGAAAGCGGCGGCCCGGATGATCCTCACGACAGACAACCGGTATTCGGGGATCAACGGCTATGCCGGCACGGGAAAGACGACCATGCTCAAGCCCTCCATCGAATCCCTTCAAAACGGCGCGGCGGTTTTCGCCTTGAAAAATGCCGGATACGAAGTCATCGGCCTTGGTCCACAGCATAGCGCCGTCCATGCGCTGAAAGACGCGGGAATCATCGAGTCCAGGACGCTCCAAAGCTGGCTTGCGGACCGCCAGGCGGGAAAGGATCTTACGAATAAGACCGTTGTCGTGATCGACGAAGCTGGACTGACCAATGCCCGCGACCTCGAATCCGCCATGAAACGGATCGAAAAAGCGGGAGCGAGAGCGGTTATGGTGGGCGACATCAAGCAATATGAAAGCGTGGCCGCTGGCCCGGCCTTTGCCCTTCTCCAGAAGAAAGGAATGGAAACGGTCTATGTGACGGAGATGCAGCGCCAGAACAAGGCATCAGAGAATGTCCGGGAGGCGGCCCGGCTCTCCATCGACTCCCCGGAAAAAGCTTTGGAGAAGCTTTCCATTCGGGAAATCCGGAACCCGCAAGAGAGGTTCAAGGCCATTTCCGAAGAATATCTGAAATCGAAAGACCCCAAGGAAACACTCGTCTTGACCGGAACCCACGAGGCCCGGAAGGCGGTAAACGAACACGTCCGGGAGTCTATGGGATTGAAAGGCAAAGGGGAAGAGTTCACCCGCTACGAAGCAGGGGACTTCACTGAGGCCCAGAAGAAGCGGATCGATGCCTATGAGGTCGGCCAGGATGTGCGGTTCGGGAAAGACTACCGGGGAATGGGCGTTTCGGTGGGGGAGATTGGTCGCGTCGAGGCCGTGGACAAGGAAAACGGAACCGTCCGCCTGAAGATGGAAGACGGACGGTTCACGACCATGACTCCTCGGGAAACATCCGGAAAGGGCCACGAGATCGGTCATGTCGAAAATCTTGAGCTGACTCAAGGGGACCGTATCCGGATCACCGGGAACGAACTCAAAAAGGAGGGGATCACCAACGGAATGAGAGGGGAGGTGATGGAATCGAAACATGATTCGTTAAGGATCCGCCTGGACAACGGGAAGGACTTTGACCTCAAATCCGGCCACCGTCCCGTCGAGATCGACCATGGCTATGCCCAGACCGGGCACAGCGCCCAAGGGTTGGGGGCGGAGAACGTGATTCTGGATCTTCCCTCGAACTCCCAGACCTTGAACCAGCGGAGCTTTTACACGAACCTGACCCGGACCAAGGGAGATGTGGTCGCCTTCACCGACGACCGGGAGAAGCTAACCGGAGCGGTCACGCGCGAAAAGGACAAGACTATGGCGCTGGATGTGGAGAAGGAGAGCAAGGAAATCGAGAGAAGGGCGGCTGGAAAAGAACGGGAAAACCCAGAAGAGGAAAAGAGCCTCCCCATCGATCAGAACAGGGAAATCCGGAGTGAGATCGAACGGGAGGAACAGAAGGAAAAGCCTCCCGGAAAGGAAAATACCCTTGCCGACAACGAAAATCGGCGGGAGGAAGACATGGAGAAGAACGAGGACCGGAGCCGGGAAACGGAAACATCAAACGGAAGGGAAAAAACGATGGAACGGAGCGAGGAAAAAGAATACGAGTATCTGACCAGGCAAGAGCGGGAACGATTCGACAAGTGGGAGGTCGGACAGAGATTGCGTTTCCCGCAGGAAAACAAGGAATTGGGGATGAAGGCTGGGGAAGTGGCCCGGGTCGAGGAAATGGACCGGGAGACCAGCGTCATAACCCTGAGGAAGGAAAACGGGCAGGAGGCGAAGCTGGTTCCGGAGCACTTGAAGCGGGAAATGGAACGGCAGAAGAGGATGGAGGAAGAAAAATCCCCGGAACGAAAGACCATGGAGCAAGGGAAGGAGGAGATGAAAGGGGAGAAGAAAGAAGCCACGAAAGAACAGGAACGTTCCAGGGAGAAAGATCCGTTCCTAGACCGTCCGGAAGACCGCCCGGAACGCAAACAGGAAAAGGAACGGGAAGAAAAGAAAGAAGCGCCCAGGATCGAGCGGCAGAGAGAAAGAGGACATGGCGGGATGGGATATTAA